A single Venturia canescens isolate UGA chromosome 1, ASM1945775v1, whole genome shotgun sequence DNA region contains:
- the LOC122419331 gene encoding uncharacterized protein: protein MENSEKRIYPGNRDSSHNASSSSIRNSVKPASMHVDMLLSKNERTHGPHGHGGINEMLRERNWTGKWRGYPVTMNHAAKYREKILYPRILRCMRESRTRGHHIAMRHMGRTSSGKTWTK from the exons ATGGAGAACTCGGAAAAACGAATATATCCTGGCAACAGAGACTCGTCCCACAACGCCAGTAGCAGCAGCATCAGAAACAGCGTCAAACCGGCGTCAATGCATGTTGATATGTTGTTGTCCAAGAACGAAAGAACACACGGGCCACACGGTCACGGCGGCATTAATGA AATGCTGCGCGAGAGAAATTGGACAGGTAAATGGCGGGGATACCCAGTGACGATGAATCATGCCGCAAAGTATCGAGAGAAAATACTGTACCCACGAATTCTTCGATGTATGAGGGAGAGTCGAACAAGAGGTCATCACATTGCGATGCGTCATATGGGACGAACTAGCAGTGGAAAAAC ATGGACGAAATAA